The Gemmatimonadota bacterium DH-78 region GGATTCTCCATCGGCGAGGGGCGCCGACCCGGCGAGGGCGTCGGCGAACTGGCGGCGGTACAGACGGGCGTACACCGCACTCCGGTCGAGGAGCTCGGCGTGGGTTCCGCGGGCCTCGATCGCGCCTCCGTCGAGCACGACGATCCGATCGGCCCGGATCACGGTGCTCAGCCGGTGCGCGATCACGAGGGTGGTGCGGCCCTTCATCAGTTCCTGGAGCGCGTCCTGCACCAGGTGCTCGCTCTCGGCGTCGAGGCTGCTCGACGCCTCGTCGAGGATCAGGATCCGGGGCCGCTTGAGAAAGACCCGCGCGATGGCGAGCCGCTGCCGCTGCCCTCCGCTCAGGGTGATCCCCCGCTCGCCCACCCACTGGTCGTAGCCGTCGGGAAAGCCCGAGATGAACTCGTGGGCGTGGGCCCGGCGGGCGGCCTCCTCCACCTGCTCCGGCGAGGCGTCGGGATCGCCGTAGAGCAGGTTGTCTCGGATCGTCCCGGCGAAGAGCATCGGCTCCTGCGGTACGACGCCGATGGCCGCACGCAGCTCCTCGAGCGCCACTTCGCGGACCGGCACTCCGTCGATCGACACCGTGCCTCGAGAGGAGTCGAAGAAACGGGGGATCAGCGCCGCGAGCGTGCTCTTGCCCGCACCCGAGGGCCCGACCAGCGCCACCTGCTGTCCGGAGTGGATGTCCAGATCCACCCCTTCGAGCACCCAGGGCTGGTCGTCGGCATAGCGGAAGAACACGCGGTCGAAGCGCACCGACCCGTCGAGCGGCCTCGGCAGCGGACGGGGTGAGGCCGGCTCGTCGAGCTCGCGCGGGTGGTCCAGAAGCTCGAAGAGTCGCTGCGCCGCGCCCGACGCCTCCTGGATGTTGCCCCAGAAGCCCGCCAGCGAGGTGATGGCTCCCGCGATGGTGACGGCGTAGAGCAGGAAGGCGACCAGGGTGCCCGCGGTGAGGTCGCCGGCCAGCACGAGGCGTCCGCCCTGCCAGAGCACGGCCACGATCGCCCCGAAGGCGGCGAAGGTGACGGCCCCGGTCAGCCCGGCGCGAGCCACGGCCCGCTGAAGCCCCTGGTCGCGGGTGGACCCGATCTCGCGCGCGAAGGCCTCCGCCTCCCAGCGCTCGCGGTTGAAACTCTGCACGGTCCGGATCTGGGTGAACACCTGCTCGGCGCGGGCCACCGCGGTCGCGAGGGTATCCTGGATCCCGGTGCTGTATCGCCGCACCCGCCGGCCGAAGAGCCAGCCCACCAGGATCGCCACCGGCACCGCCGTGAGCGTCACGAGGGTGAGCCGCGGGTTCGTGGCGGTCACGAGCACGAGCGCGCCCACGAGGAAGAGACCCTGGCGCACGAGCTCGGGCACGCCGAAGCGGAGGACCTGCTGCAGCACCCCCACGTCGGAGGCGAGACGCGACGACAGCTCGCCCACCCGACGCCGGGCGAAGAACCCGGGAGACTGGCCGACGAGGGCATCGAAGAGCTCGATGCGGAGCTCGGCCACGACGTTCTCCGACACCGACGCCGTGAGATAGCTCTGCGCGAAGTTGAGCACCGCCTGCACCGCGAACAGCCCCAGCAGGAAGAGGGCGATCCGGTCGAGGGTGCCCATCGACGACTCGAGGAAGGCGGCGTCGAGGAGCTCGCGCACCACCAGCGGAAAGGCGAGGGAGATGACGCTGGTGACGACGATGAGGACGCCGGCCAGAACGAGCCGGCTTCGCCAGGGGCGGAGGCGGGGGGCGAGGCGCCTCAGGAACCCCAGCTTCCCGGTGCGTGACGTTGTGGAATCGGGCATGTCGGGAGGGTTGAAACGCGCGCTGCGGCGGGGAGTAACATACCCCTCCTCTCATCACCGAACGAGCCATGGCACGCCCACGCCTGTATATCTCTCTCGCGGTCACCGTCGCCTGGACGCTGGCCCTTCTCTTTCTCGGCAGCGTGGTGCACGCCACCGAGTCGTCGCTCGCCTGTCCCGACTGGCCCACCTGCTTCGGCACCATGATGCCCGAGATGGTGGGCGGCGTGTTCTGGGAGCACCTGCACCGTCTCGTGGCCGGAGGGCTGATCCTTCTCTTCGGACTCGCCACCTGGTTCGCCACCCGCGACGCCGATCGGCGCTGGATGGTGCGGGCTTCGGTCGCCGGTGTGGTCCTGCTCCTGGTGCAGGCCGTGTTCGGCGGCCTCACCGTGATCTACCAGCTGCCCGACGCGATCTCGACCACGCACCTGGCGCTCGCCTTCATCTTCCTCAGCCTGGCGGTCGTGCTGACCACCGCCGCCTCGCGCCGGTCGGCGCAGATCGTGCCGACCGACCCCCGGCTCCGCGGCATTCTGCGGCGGTGGGGTGGCGGGGCGACGGCGCTCGTCTTTCTGCAGAGCGTGGTGGGCGCGGTGGTTCGGCACACCGACGCCGGACTGGCCTGCCCCGACTTCCCCACCTGCCTCGGATCGTGGGTGCCCCCGATCGAAACCCATTTCGTGGCGGTGCACTTCACCCACCGGGTGCTCGGCGTGCTCGCCACCCTGGCGGTGATCGGCCTGGTCGTGGCGCTCGTGCGAGCCGGAGCGTCGACGACCCTTCGACGTCGGGCACTCGGCGCCGTGTCGATCGTGCTGGTGCAGTTCACCCTCGGGGTGGTGTCGGTGCTGACCATTCTGAGCGTGCTCCCGGTATCGCTGCACACGCTGGGAGCCGCGGCGCTGCTCGCCCTGCTCGTGCACCTCACCGCGCTCGGTCACCTCGAGGGTGAGCCCGTCGCCGCCGCCCGCCCGACCGCGGGGGTCGTCTGATGGACGCGCAGGCACTCGGCGATCTGCTCGCACCGGTCAACGCCACCCTCAACGCCACCGCCACCGTGTGCCTCCTCGCGGGCTTCGCCTTCATCCGGGCTCGCCGGATCGAGGCGCACCGAAAGGCGATGCTGGCGGCCGTCGGGGCCTCGGCGCTCTTCCTGGTGTTCTACCTCACCCGCTTCGCGCTCACCGGCACCCACGAGTTCGCCGGAACCGGCACCGCCCGCACCGTCTACCTCTCGATCCTCTTCTCGCACATGGTGCTTGCCGTGGTGGTGGTGCCGCTGGTGCTCCGCCTGCTCCATCTCGCGCGCACGGAGCGCTTCACCGAGCACCGCCGGCTCGCGCGTTGGACCTACCCGATCTGGCTGTACGTGTCGATCACCGGAATCGTCGTCTACGCCCTGCTCTACCACGTGTACGGGTACGTATGAGCACGGATCCGCCCAGTCAGGCCCCCGGCAGGAAGACGGTGACCACGCCGCCGCCCTCGGCGTGGTTGCCGAGATCGATCCGCCCCCCGAAGCCCTCGATGATCTTGCGGGCGAAGGGGAGTCCCAGACCCAGCGCCTCGGGACGCGTGGTGTAGAACAGGTCGTGGGCGCGCTCGAGCGCCTCGGGCGAGAAGCCGGGGCCGCGGTCGCGAATGGTGACCGTGGCCTCGTCCCCCACCTTCTCCACGGTGACGTCGACGGTCTTCCCCTCGCCGAAATGGCCGGCGTTGTTGAGCAGCAGGTAGACCGCGTCGAGGAACCGGCCGCGGTGGATGCGGGCCTGAACCGGGAAGGCCGGGGCCGCGAAGCGCACCCCGGTCTCGGAGTCTGCGATGAACTCGCGTGCCACCTGCTGCACCACGCTCACGAGGTTGTGCGTCTCGTCGGGGGTGAGGGGCTCCCGCAGGTGGAACTCGAGGTCCTGCAACCCGCCCAGGGCGCGGTCGATTCCCTCGCGCAGAAGTCCGGGGTCGCCCTCCCGAACCCGCGTGAGCGGCTCCTGTACCCTCCCCTCCAGAAAGGCCGCGATCCGTCCGAGCGCCTGCTTCAACGCCTCTTCCCGACTCTGGTCGGCCGGAATCCAGGTGGCGGCGACCGCCCGGCGCACCTCGGTCACTCCGCGAGGCTCGCCCGGGTCCTCGGCGCCGAGGGATCCGCGGCGCAGTTCGGCGCCGAGACGATCGAGCGCGGCCGGGTGCGGGTCCGGAGGAATCGGGCGCTCGCGTCCCCGTCCCAGCATCCAGCCGAGGCCGATTCCCAGGAGGGCGAGCACGACGGCGACGAGGATGTGAACGGTCATGAAGCCTCTGGGTGGGGTGGAAGCGAAGGGGCATTGTGATGACGCGGGGCCGCTCGTGCAATACGTTCCACGGTGTTCGACACGAACCCGACACCGCACGATCACACCCCGGGCCGACCCGGCCCGACGTCGCCTTTCCCGAATGCCCGACAATCTTCCCGAGAATCAGGTCCCGGACCTCGACGAGCCCTGGGACCGGGGGGAACTCGAGGCCGTGCTGGCCACGAGCTCCGACCCCCACAACCCCGACCCCGACACGATCTACCGCATCGTGCGGGAGACCCTGCGGTTCGCCGTGGTGGGCATGTCGCGCGACCTGAGCAAGCCCGCGCGCAGGATCCCCTCGTATCTGGCCGCCAAGGGAGGCGAGGTGATTCCGATCAACCCGAATGCGGAACGCATTCTCGGGCAGGTCGCGCGGGATTCCCTCGACGAGGTGCCCGTGCCGGTCGACATGGTGCTCGTCTTCCGTCCCTCGGAAGAGGCGGGCGAGGTCATCCGATCGGCGATGGTGCGCCCCGAGGGGCCGGTGATCTGGCTCCAGGACGGCATTCGGGCGGACGAGGCGGCCGCCGAGGCGCGAGCGCTCGGACGCACCGTGGTTCAGGACCTCTGCATCTACGAAGTGCACCGGGCATTCGGCGACACCCTGCGGCGCGCACAGGAGCGCTCCCCCGGGATCTGACCCGGCGGGCGATCAGCCCTCGAGGTACTCCTTCACCATGGCGGCGTGCTTGCCGGCCTTCACCTTCGGCCACGCCTGCTCGATGCGCCCCTCCGCGTCGATCAGAAACGAGCTCCGCTCGATGCCCATGAAGGTGCGCCCGTACATCGACTTCTCCTTCCACACGCCGAAGGCCTCGGCCACGGCGTGGTCCTCGTCGGCGAGGAGCGGGAAGTTCAGGTCGTACTTGTCGCGAAACTTCACGTGCGACTTCACCGAGTCGGGCGACACGCCGACGACGTCCACTCCGAGCGAGGTGAAGGCGGGAAGGTCGTCGCGGAGGTCGCACGCCTGGGTGGTGCAACCGGGGGTGTCGTCCTTCGGATAGAAGTAGACGAGCAGCCGCCGCCCGGCGAAGTCGCCGAGCGACACCGACGAGCCGTCGTCGGCGGGGAGGGTGAAGTCGGGGGCGGCGTCTCCGGGCGACAGCATCGATACTCCGGGAAGGGGGTTCAGCCAGCTTCGAGTTCGGGGCCGCGCAGCAGGTCGGGCACCGATTCCTGAGCCTCTACCCGGGCCTCCACCGTCGCGGTCCAGCGACACACGGAGTCGCCGCGAGACTGGCACCGGTCGTGGATCACCGCCGCCTCCGCCGCGACTTCCGACTCGAGCACGGCGCGGCAGAATCCCGTCACGAAGTGGCAGGCGTCGCCGCCCGGATCGCTGCGATAGAAGATCAGCGAGCTGCCCTCGAGCACGAACGGACCGGGGGCGAACGCCCCCACGCTCCGGCCGAACAGCCGCTTGAGGCGCCGTCGGGTGTATCGCCGCGCCATCCGGAAGGTCAAGCCCGGAGGCAGGGTGCGCCCCACCCAACCGGGGCCGTCGCCCCGCGTGCCCGCGAGCTGCCGGCCGGCCCGAAGGAACACCTCCTCGGAGTCGGGGCGCCGCAGCACCAGCCGCATCAGGTCGATCGCCTCGGTATCGGAGATCCGACGACGCTTCCGAACCGACTCCCGGTAGTGCCGGATCTGGCGCTCCACCACGTCGCTCAGCCCCAGACGACGCGGCAGCGTGACCGTGGGATCCTCGTCCTGGAGGATCTCGGCCGGGAAGTCCTGGGCTCGAATCACTTCGAGAAGCGTGAGCCCGAGAACCGCTGCGATGCGGGGGCGGCTGGATTCCGATGCGCTCAAGAAGGTGCATCCGATGGGGAGCGGGAACGAGGGTGGTAATCTCGCCCCGTGGGTGTGATTTTTCAAAACGTACCGATTTGAGCCTGACACCGGGCTCCCCTCGGGCTATCTACCAGTAGTCTCAGTTTGCTGGATGTGGGGCGGAGTGAGGTACGCTGTGCGCTCTGTGTTGCCAACCCGGGGGGGCTGGTTCGCACCGAGAGAGCCGGTACTTCCTCCGCCCTCGTTCGTTTGCGCGCATTGCCGTGCTGCTCTTCGACCCCGACCTTGGGGCATGCGCAGATACCCCGCTTTCGACCCGCCCGAGTACCTCGACTGGACCCCCGATCCCGAGCTGATCGTCTCGTATCGGAGGCGCATCGAACAGGACTCCCGTAGACGCGCCGCCATCGAGTCCCTCGCTCGCGGCGACCTGCTCTCGCTCTATCGCGACCTGCTTCGCACCCGACTGCACGACATCGGTTTGAAGCGATGGGTGAAGACCGGCGTGATCTCCAAGGCATGGCTCGGTACCGGTGAGGAAGCGGTCACGGTCGGCACGGTGGGAGCGCTCGATCGAGAGCTCGACGTGGTGTGCCCCATGATCCGCAACGCGGGCGCGTTGCACATGATGGGCGTGCCCCTCGCCGACCTCTTTCGGGGCTATCTGGCAACCCCCGACTCGCTGTCCGGCGGACGCGACCTCCACATCGGCGACCTCGGGCGCAACGTGCTTCAGCCCATCAGTCACATGGGCACCAACGCTCAGGTGATGGCCGGGGTGGCACTCAGCTTCTCGAATCGCGAGGAGCCGCGGGTGGCACTCACCTTCATCGGCGACGGCGCCACCCGAACGGCCGCGTTCCACGAGGGCGCGAACCTGGCGGCCGTGCTCGGGCTCCCGGTGATCTTCGTGGTGCAGGACAACCAGGTGGCGCTCGGCACCCGGCGCGACCAGCACGGTCGGGGCGACCCCGGGGAGCTCGGCGCCGCCTACGGCATTCCCACCTGGACGGCCGACGGCAATCACCTGCTCGACACCTGGGCCGCCGCCCGCCTTGCCGCGGAGCACTGCCGCTCGGGAGCAGGGCCGGCCATGGTGGTCGCGCGCACCTTTCGAATGGGCGGGCACGCCACCCACGACGAGCGCGAGGCGCGCACCACCTTCGACCCCACCCTCTTCGCCCACTGGGGCCGCCGCGATCCGATCGGGCTGTACGAGGCGTGGCTGCTGGACGAAGGGGTGACTCCGGATGCCCTCGAGACGATCGAAGGGGAGGTGACGTCGGAGATGGATGAGGCCGCCGACGAGGCGCTGGCATCCCGGAACGGACCCAAAACGTTCAACACCCCACCGAATGTCGACCCGAACAGCTTCGGCTGGACCTCGTCACTGGCAATTCGTCCAATATAGCTGCCACGAGCGTTTTACGAGTTGGTCGGGGTTGCGCCAAGCCCTCGAAGGTGCCATACTCATGGTGCATTTCGAGAATGATTCCAGATACCAACGACCGAGGAGGTCCTGTGCTTCCGACCGCCGAGCCGAACGGACGGCTGCACGAGGTCGCTCTCGCCGAGCTGACCGACGAGGAGTTGGTGACCGCCCACCTGGATGGCCGGGTCGGCGCTTTTCAGGCCCTGTACGATCGGTATCGCGACCGGCTCGTGCACTTCATCACGCGCAAGACCGGAGACCCCGATCGGGCGCAGGATCTGGTGCAGGAGGCCTTCATCCGGGTCACGCGACACCTTCACCGTTTCGACACCTCGAAGAAGTTCTCCACCTGGGTCTACACGATCGCGAGCAACCTCTCGAAGAACGAGTTGCGGAACCGGTCGCGGAGTCCTCTGGTGCTCTTCCAGAAGTTGACGAACAACTGGGACGACGATCATCGTCCGCTCCAGTTCGAGGACTTCTCCTTCCGTCCCGACGATCTCTACCACAAGCGGCACCTGCGTCGCCTCGTCGAAGAGACCGTGTCGGAACTGCCGGAGCACCACCAGCTCGTGTTCCGACTGCGTGAGCTCGAGGGCAAGAGCTACGAGGAGATCGCCGAGATCACCGGCGTGAATCTCGGCACGGTGAAGAGCCGGCTGCACCGGGCTCGCAACTCCTTCGCCCAGCGGATCGAGCCGTTTCTGAACTGATCGACTCGCGATCCACCTCCCTCCACCACCGAGCGCCGGCGCCGTGTTCGAGGATCTTCGCCGGGCCTTCCGCGAGGCCCTGGACAATTTTCAGCAGGAATGGAATCGGGACCGGATTCCGGGATCCGTCGACCGGTTGCTCGCCGGCATGGTCGACGAGGTGACGGAGGCGAAAACGCGACTCGCCGAACTGGAGGCGCAGATCGAGCGAACCCGCGCGGAGTCGGCGAAGGAGGGCGAGGAGCTCGCCACCTGCCTGCGCCGAGCCGCCCTGGCCCGCCAGATCGACGACGAGGAGACGGCCCGGCTCGCGGAGGAGTACGGCGAGAAGCACCGCCATCGGAAAGAGGTGCTCGACCAGAAGGCCGACGCGCTCACCCGCGAGGCTGAACTCCGCCGCTCGGAGGTCGAGGAGATGCTCGAGCGGGTGAAGGAGGCGCGCACGCGGCGGGATGCCCTTGCGGCGCAGGCCGGACGCACCGAGGCCCGGGCGACTCTGGACGAGTCGGACGACCTGTTCGCCGAGCTCGACCGCATGGCCGAGAAGATCGGCGACTCCGACGCCCGGGCGGAGGCTGCGCGCGCGGTGGACGATCTGTCGATCGACCTCGACGCGCCCGTGCGGCGACCCGATGTCGACTACGACGCGGCACTGGCTGAGCTCAAGCGGCGGATGGGCTCTCAGGGCTGAGACGCGCGTTCGCCGAGCAGCGCCAGCAGTCCCGCACATTCGCCGGCGAGGAACAACAGGTCTTCGCGCTCGCGACCGATCACCGCACCCGCCTCACGACCGTCGAGCACGACGTACCAGCCGTCTCCCTCCGGCCGCGCCACCGATATGATCAGCGCCCCTCCCGGCTCCTCCACGAGGGCCGGGGGATTCAGGTGCGGATCCCCGGGCATGCCGCCGGGCGGGAGAGGGCGTGGTTCGTACGATCCGAGGTCCACCACGGTGACCGCCGTGGGCTCGCGCCCGCCGGGCGCCTTCACCAGCCCCGCCCAGGTCGCCCCGACCACGGTGGCCATGCGCCACAGGGGCAGGGCGAAGTGGCGGTGGTCGCCCTCCGCGCCCAACAGGGAAAGCCCGGTCTCGTCGGACCGGCGGGCCTGCTCGGTCCGGTACCGTTCCAGGTCGATGACGTCGTCGTCGCTCATGCTTCAATGGTGCGCACTCGCGCGAGGGCCGTCAAAGCCTCGATCGCGAAGCGGCACTCCGGACTGGTTCCCGAGGCGCACAGACTCTACATTTGCGGACTCCCGCACCCCTCAAATCAACGCGAGTGCAGCCGGATGGAGAACTGGATCGGCATCGGCATCTGGATCGTGATGGGCGTCGTGATCGGCATGATCATGAAGTCGGTCGTCAGCAACCCCGACGAGACCCCGGGTCACGCCACCGTGCTCGCGGTGCTGGGTGCCTTCGCCGCCGTGATCGGCGGTATGCTGGGCGTGGGCATCTTCCACTTCGAGGACCCGCTGTCGCTGTCGCTCGGAGGCATGCTTGCCGCGGCCGTCTTCGCCGCAGCCATGACCTTCATCTACCGCTGGGGCGTGAAGTCGCTGATCTGAACGAACGACGCCGGCACGGATCTTCGACCCGGCCGGCGCCGCCCCTTCTCCGCTCACGGTAGGCGCACCCGTGTGCGGTCTATCGTACTGCAACGAGGGTGACCAGCCCTCGTCGACCGGAAATCGAGCGCCGGCCGTCGCGGTACGTGCAGAGCGTTCCAAAACCACCACCCATCCACCGCCCTGCTCCTGTACGACGCCGGGACCGCCCGTGGGGTTGCCCGGTGTCGATGGGACCTACGGGGGATGCTGGATCGAGGTTTCGGGTCCTTTCCAATCCGGGGCCGGGCGGCAAGGTTGGGATCGACCGATCCGACCTCGAACCGCAGAGATCTCATGGACGCCGCTCTCTCCTTCTCGCGCCAGCACTCGCCTCGCTTCCACGCCGAGCTCGAGGAGTTTCTGCGGATTCCCTCCGTCAGCGCACGCTCCGAGCACGACGGTGACACGCGGGCCGCCGCGGAGTGGCTGTCGGGTCGGATGACCGCGGCCGGTCTCGACAGCCGGGTGTTCGAGACGCCCGGCCACCCCGTGGTGCTGGGGGAGTGGCGGGGCGCGGGTGCCGACGCGCCCACCCTGCTGATCTACGGACACTACGACGTGCAGCCGGCCGAGCCGCTGGAGCTCTGGACCTCGCCGCCCTTCGAGCCCGAGGTTCGCGACGGCAGGATCTACGCGCGGGGGTCGGCCGACGACAAGGGCCAACTCCACATGCACGTGAAGGCCCTCGAGTCGTGGCTCGCCGGTGCGGGTCGGCTGCCGGTCAACGTGGTGGTGGTGGCCGAAGGCGAGGAGGAGGTCGGCTCACCCAACCTGCTCCCCTTCGTGGAGGAGATGGCCGATCGTCTGGCCTGCGACGCGGTGGTGATCTCCGACTCGGCCATGTTCGACGAGGGGCTCCCTTCGCTGCTCTTCTCCCTGCGGGGGCTCGCCTACCTCGAGGTCCGCGTGCGCACGGCGTCCGGCGACCTGCACTCGGGCGCGTACGGCGGAGCGGTGGCCAACCCGGCCGCCGCTCTATCGCGGATGATCGCGACCCTGCACGACGACCACGGCCGCATCGCGATCCCCGGGTTCTACGACGCGGTGAAGGAGTGGGATTCCGCCACCCGCGACGCGATCCGCGCGCTGCCCTTCGACGAGGACCGCTTCCGCAGCGGAGTGGGCGCCACCGACCTCCCCGGCGAGGCCGGCTACTCCACCCTCGAGCGTCTCTGGATCCGGCCCACCTGCGAGGTGAACGGTCTGCTGTCGGGCTACACCGGCCAGGGGGCGAAGACGGTACTGCCGGCCGAGGCGATGGCCAAGATCAGCTTCCGGCTGGTTCCGGACCAGGATCCCGCCCGTGTCGGGAGACTCCTGGAAGAGCACCTCCGCCGCGTGACTCCGGCCGGTGTGACGCTCGACATCACCGAACTCCACGGGGGGCACCCGTGGCGGGCCGACCCCACCGGGCCGCTCTTCGAAGCCGCCGGTCGGGCGCTCGAAGCCGCCTTCGGCGCCCGCCCCGTGCTGGCGGGCGAGGGAGGATCGATCCCGATCGTGGGCGACTTCGAACGCGTACTCGATGCACCCGCCCTGCTGGTGGGCTTCGCCCTTCCGGGCTGCAACATGCACGCGCCCGACGAGTGGTTCACCGTGGAGAACTACGATCGGGGGATCGAGGCGCTGGTTCGGCTCTACGCCGAACTCGGCGATGCGCTTCGCGGCTGATCCCAACGCTGCAACGCACCGGGACGGGCGATTCGATTGACAGCCGCGAGGGAAACGGCATACAATCTACAATCGAGGTGGGACAGGGCGGACCGTCCGCTCGGGGGAGCCCTCATGCCGGCTCGTCGCGACCCGCCTTCAGCCCCGATCCGACGAGACGCACGGTGCGCGATTCCCACTCCGCCCCCGCGGGCGATATCGATACCCCGATCCGCAACTTCATCGGTGGGGAATGGATCCCCGCCTCCGCCTCCGACGCCGTCGAGGTGACCGACCCCGGCACGGGCGAGGTGATCGGCCACGTGCCGCTCTCCACCAACGCCGATGTCGACGCGGCGGTGCAGGCGGCGGCCGACGCCTTTCCGGCCTGGCGCGCCACCCCGCCGGTCGAGCGGGCCCGGGTGCTCTTCCGACTCAAGGCGCTGCTCGAGGAGCACAAGCACGAGTTCGCCCGCGATCTGAGCCGCGAGCACGGCAAGAACGTGAAGGAGACGCTGGGCGAGATCCAGCGCGGAATCGAGAACGTCGAACACGCCTGCGGTGTGCCCACCCTCATGATGGGCGACACCCTCGAAGACGTCGCGTCAGGCATCGACTGCGAGACGGTCCGCCAGCCGCTGGGCGTGTTCGTGGGCATCACGCCGTACAACTTCCCCGTGATGATCCCCCTCTGGTTCTGGCCGTACGCCGTGGCCACCGGCAACACGTTCGTGCTCAAGCCGAGCGAGCAGGATCCGCTCACCCATCAGCGCATCGTCGACCTCGCGGTCCAGGCGGGATTGCCGGCCGGCGTTCTCAACGTCGTGCACGGCGACAAGGAGGCCACGACCCAGTTGATCCAGCATCCGCAGGTGGAGGGCGTGTCGTTCGTGGGTTCGAGCGAGATCGCGCGCATCATCTACCGCGTGGCGGGCGCCGCCGGCAAGCGGGTTCAGGCGCTCGGCGGGGCGAAGAACCACATGATCGTCATGCCCGACGCCGACCTCGACCTCACCGCCGAGGCCATCGTCGGATCGGTCTACGGTTCGGCCGGGCAGCGCTGCCTCGCCGGTACCCAGGTGATGGGCGTGGGCGACGCCTACGGCCGGATCAAGGAGCGGATCGTCGAAGGCGCGCGTGCGGTGAAGGTCGGATACGGCCTCGACGAGGACACCTTCATGGGGCCCGTGATCTCCAAGAAGCATCAGGCGCGCGTGGAGTCGTACATCGACGCCGGCGAGTCGGAAGGCGCGCGGGTCCTGGTCGACGGTCGCGGGTTCAAGGTCGACGGCTACCCGAACGGGAACTGGGTCGGACCGACGGTGCTCGACGAGGTCGTGCCCGAGATGTCGGTGGGCCGCGAGGAGATCTTCGGCCCGGTGGCCGGCCTGACCGCGGTGAACTCGCTCGAC contains the following coding sequences:
- a CDS encoding CoA-acylating methylmalonate-semialdehyde dehydrogenase, whose product is MRDSHSAPAGDIDTPIRNFIGGEWIPASASDAVEVTDPGTGEVIGHVPLSTNADVDAAVQAAADAFPAWRATPPVERARVLFRLKALLEEHKHEFARDLSREHGKNVKETLGEIQRGIENVEHACGVPTLMMGDTLEDVASGIDCETVRQPLGVFVGITPYNFPVMIPLWFWPYAVATGNTFVLKPSEQDPLTHQRIVDLAVQAGLPAGVLNVVHGDKEATTQLIQHPQVEGVSFVGSSEIARIIYRVAGAAGKRVQALGGAKNHMIVMPDADLDLTAEAIVGSVYGSAGQRCLAGTQVMGVGDAYGRIKERIVEGARAVKVGYGLDEDTFMGPVISKKHQARVESYIDAGESEGARVLVDGRGFKVDGYPNGNWVGPTVLDEVVPEMSVGREEIFGPVAGLTAVNSLDEAVELMHRVEYGNATSIFTTSGRAAREFRYRAGISMMGVNIGVAAPMAFFPFGGSRASFFGSLRAQGKDAIAFYTDQRVVISRW